The Candidatus Thorarchaeota archaeon genome includes a window with the following:
- a CDS encoding serine hydroxymethyltransferase, whose product MRNLTKPKEQYEKIFNLIEKHENWMSNTINLIASENVSSPAVRSAIMCDFRDRYAEGWPGERVYAGCKYIDEVELKCIELAEELYDTPFADVRAISGVVANLMMYTAVMKPTQRMMALSIAHGGHISHARRSLGGTAGAIRGHKVQTYVFDEEEFNIDVDASIDKIHRVEESGKPIEFLLFGGSVFPFPHPVEEFVEVAKEYDMRIGYDSAHVSGLIAAGRFQDPLREGADIMTASTHKTLPGPQHGMVLSKEEFADAIKRAAFPGMMSNHHLHNVAGLAVVLAEMAEFGKEYSGQIIDNAQALAQSLYERGLNVVAEHKGFTESHTILVDVADTPMKNGRKVEEELEKSNIIINRNLLPWDKKMGRDYRKPGGIRLGTSEVTRLGMEESEMDAIADFIHRVVVKGEDTDKIAKEVEAFREDFQKVHYAFDTDTDAYKYIRFK is encoded by the coding sequence GTGCGCAACTTGACAAAACCTAAGGAGCAGTATGAAAAGATATTCAATCTGATAGAGAAGCATGAGAATTGGATGAGTAACACCATCAACCTGATTGCCTCTGAGAATGTGTCCTCGCCGGCGGTTAGGTCAGCCATCATGTGCGATTTTCGAGATCGTTACGCAGAAGGATGGCCGGGTGAGAGAGTATATGCAGGCTGCAAGTACATAGATGAAGTTGAGTTGAAGTGTATAGAGCTTGCAGAGGAGCTGTACGATACGCCATTCGCAGATGTTCGGGCTATATCGGGTGTCGTTGCAAATCTCATGATGTACACGGCCGTGATGAAACCTACACAGCGGATGATGGCCCTTTCCATCGCTCATGGCGGTCACATCTCACATGCGAGACGGAGCCTGGGTGGAACTGCAGGAGCTATCAGGGGGCACAAGGTCCAAACCTATGTTTTCGATGAGGAAGAGTTCAATATAGACGTTGATGCAAGCATCGATAAGATCCACAGAGTCGAGGAATCGGGTAAACCAATCGAGTTCCTCCTGTTCGGTGGTAGCGTCTTTCCATTCCCCCATCCTGTCGAGGAATTCGTAGAGGTTGCAAAGGAATACGACATGCGTATTGGCTATGACTCAGCTCATGTATCGGGTCTGATTGCTGCAGGTCGGTTTCAGGATCCACTTCGAGAGGGAGCTGATATCATGACAGCATCTACTCACAAAACTCTTCCAGGACCACAACATGGAATGGTTCTATCGAAAGAAGAGTTTGCCGACGCAATAAAGCGAGCTGCGTTTCCAGGCATGATGAGCAATCATCACCTGCACAATGTCGCCGGCCTGGCAGTAGTACTAGCTGAGATGGCAGAGTTTGGTAAGGAATATTCGGGACAGATCATCGACAATGCACAGGCATTGGCACAATCACTCTATGAACGTGGCCTGAACGTCGTTGCTGAACATAAGGGCTTCACCGAATCTCACACAATTCTTGTTGATGTGGCAGATACACCAATGAAGAATGGTAGAAAAGTTGAGGAAGAACTCGAAAAATCCAATATCATAATTAACCGCAATCTTCTACCGTGGGACAAGAAAATGGGGCGGGACTATAGAAAGCCAGGTGGAATCAGATTAGGTACAAGTGAGGTAACCCGACTTGGAATGGAAGAATCGGAGATGGATGCAATAGCCGATTTCATCCACCGCGTTGTTGTCAAGGGTGAAGATACCGATAAAATCGCTAAGGAAGTCGAAGCATTCAGAGAAGACTTCCAGAAGGTACACTACGCCTTTGATACAGACACAGATGCCTACAAATATATCCGATTCAAGTAA
- a CDS encoding preprotein translocase subunit Sec61beta: MPKKRKKRRRSRSSGDGPMPSGGAGLIRFFEDETPGIKVGPTVVVVFAAVLLIATVISHILI, from the coding sequence ATGCCCAAGAAGCGTAAAAAACGTAGGCGTAGCAGAAGCAGCGGTGATGGACCGATGCCATCTGGTGGTGCCGGACTCATCCGATTCTTTGAGGACGAAACACCAGGAATTAAAGTTGGACCAACTGTCGTTGTTGTCTTTGCCGCAGTTCTGCTTATTGCAACAGTCATTTCCCACATCCTGATTTAA
- a CDS encoding nucleotide pyrophosphohydrolase has protein sequence MEIKEAQNMMRRIYLERDSERGVDFALLRTFQELAELNYAVLENEGESSVADELADVLAWTCSLANLLNIDLAQALYSKYSDVCSECGQSPCICP, from the coding sequence ATGGAAATTAAAGAAGCGCAGAATATGATGCGCCGGATATATCTCGAAAGAGACAGTGAGCGGGGCGTGGATTTCGCTCTGCTCCGCACCTTCCAAGAGCTGGCTGAATTGAACTATGCGGTTCTAGAAAATGAGGGGGAGAGCTCAGTTGCGGATGAACTTGCAGATGTGCTCGCCTGGACTTGTTCTCTCGCCAATCTACTCAATATAGATCTCGCACAAGCCCTCTATTCAAAGTACAGTGACGTGTGCTCTGAATGCGGTCAATCACCATGCATTTGTCCCTGA
- the gcvH gene encoding glycine cleavage system protein GcvH, which produces MSEDTEIKDGLYYSKEHEWARIENGLVTIGITDYAQNSLHEITFVEVSGAGDEVNAGDECGFVESMKASSEIYSPLSGEIVEINGDLEDAPELLNEDPYGEGWLFKLKPSALDDELEDLMNANGYAEYIDSL; this is translated from the coding sequence ATGAGCGAAGACACCGAAATAAAAGATGGGCTGTATTACAGTAAAGAGCATGAATGGGCGAGAATCGAAAACGGCCTCGTTACCATTGGCATTACTGATTATGCCCAAAACTCACTACATGAGATAACCTTCGTCGAAGTCTCAGGTGCGGGGGACGAAGTCAATGCTGGTGATGAATGCGGCTTCGTTGAGTCAATGAAGGCATCATCGGAAATCTATTCTCCTTTGAGTGGAGAGATTGTGGAAATCAATGGTGACTTAGAGGATGCCCCCGAATTGCTGAATGAGGATCCCTACGGTGAAGGCTGGTTGTTCAAGCTCAAGCCATCTGCTCTCGATGATGAGCTAGAAGACTTGATGAATGCCAACGGCTATGCGGAGTATATCGATTCTCTTTAG
- a CDS encoding glycosyltransferase family 39 protein codes for MSRFSRFKRSAGRFFRRAFHKPRAEISRGSIMLVIALALIFFAALGVRLAPLINAQPLVRAFDPWFQLRVTEYITDHGYGAFFNWYDDSTWVPYGRNMTTTSYIGVPFTSAFFYMLANSLGISVTVKYVSLIMPALMGALTTIVAFFLGKEISNNTVGLLTSLFMAFMPAFIQRTVAGFYDNECIGVFAIVLGLYFFTRAIRRDSLSSGVMAGLALAYLRASWGAGNFLLDLFAVYGFVMLLLGRYSKRLLSSYVITISLGIFLGGLVPRNGFNDLTSFSILAPIGVAFLLVGYEIWLRIGAYRHATAEALAPHMRSIGLGLISSVAAVASYFIYAGGRSLTITPYNTNPIITLGGKFLTAINPFYRLDERIFASVAEHLPSPWSSFYQTIFVLIFFFPLGMYFAFKRGKDEDWLILLYGLASVYFTGSMIRLSLILAPGVAVLSAIAVNRSLSPFAKIVTEKTVFERRRFRMSKSLTSEHALAAYAFVGLLLTVNLVLGVQYAINQVQNPEFAASNLDSDTQRTDWQTAMTYVRHTLPEDAIVASWWDYGYWLRGAGGTQTIVDNATFNSTQIAKMGYAFMALNLTESLRTFKTWNASHVLVYWGHSVPGLGGDEGKWPWMVRIAEDKLGTSVIDDETYLGDDPSTPDTEESEATLEPFYSSTLFKLLSYGEPKSAQEAQTMGLPQGRVSLDTSQQSYINNEKWTSHMPVNLHGAFEPPHYSSPWGTVKIFEINYDMYYQWLNRSRADWVPDKNTLSDVSMDGSLSDVEEGFSKFDFVFGGGYDASVYSAANSTHVYYGIKMNNYTNTEDAIGFQVAPLGKPDQADIRVANYSGQQYYDGYVGYDGEWSADSSGSNSTELAGGEQFTEFLIPLDSGEAQDTTMNPGMNYQLRFLFWNNIRIGEPTFTSEWKTFWTPVDLY; via the coding sequence ATGTCACGATTTAGTAGATTCAAAAGGTCTGCTGGGAGATTCTTTAGAAGAGCGTTCCATAAACCCCGCGCGGAGATTAGCCGTGGGTCAATTATGTTAGTTATCGCTTTGGCTCTCATTTTCTTTGCCGCACTAGGTGTACGTTTGGCCCCACTCATCAATGCTCAGCCTTTGGTTCGCGCTTTTGACCCTTGGTTTCAACTGCGAGTTACTGAATATATTACAGATCATGGGTATGGAGCTTTCTTCAATTGGTATGATGATTCGACATGGGTCCCATATGGTCGTAACATGACAACGACAAGCTACATTGGTGTTCCATTCACTAGTGCTTTCTTCTATATGTTAGCGAATAGTTTGGGAATCAGTGTCACCGTCAAGTACGTTTCTTTAATTATGCCCGCCCTAATGGGCGCTCTCACCACAATTGTTGCCTTTTTCCTCGGAAAAGAGATTTCGAATAACACCGTTGGTCTTCTTACCTCATTATTCATGGCTTTCATGCCTGCCTTTATTCAGAGAACTGTTGCGGGTTTCTATGACAACGAATGCATTGGTGTATTTGCTATTGTCCTAGGACTCTATTTCTTTACCCGTGCCATCAGGAGAGACTCTCTCTCATCTGGTGTTATGGCTGGCCTCGCTTTGGCATATCTAAGAGCATCCTGGGGTGCAGGCAATTTCCTACTAGATCTTTTTGCAGTGTACGGCTTCGTTATGCTGCTTCTTGGTAGGTACAGCAAAAGACTCCTTTCCTCTTATGTAATAACCATTTCATTGGGAATTTTCCTGGGTGGTCTTGTTCCTAGAAATGGTTTCAATGATTTAACTTCATTTTCTATACTTGCACCAATTGGCGTAGCATTTCTCCTTGTTGGATATGAAATATGGCTTAGAATTGGTGCTTATCGGCATGCAACAGCTGAAGCCCTTGCCCCTCATATGCGCTCAATTGGGCTAGGTCTAATCAGTTCTGTTGCCGCTGTTGCAAGCTACTTCATCTATGCAGGTGGAAGAAGTCTCACCATTACCCCCTACAACACAAATCCCATAATTACGCTGGGTGGTAAATTCCTAACAGCGATTAACCCCTTCTACCGACTAGATGAACGGATTTTCGCTTCGGTTGCCGAGCATCTTCCTAGTCCATGGAGTAGTTTCTATCAAACGATTTTTGTTCTAATCTTTTTCTTCCCCTTGGGGATGTATTTTGCCTTTAAGAGAGGGAAAGACGAAGATTGGCTAATCCTATTATATGGACTCGCCTCGGTATATTTCACTGGGAGCATGATTCGTCTTTCGCTCATTCTTGCTCCTGGCGTTGCGGTACTTTCAGCCATTGCAGTCAATCGCTCACTTTCACCTTTTGCAAAGATTGTAACCGAAAAGACAGTTTTTGAAAGACGCCGATTCAGAATGAGCAAGTCTCTAACATCCGAACATGCCCTTGCTGCTTATGCTTTCGTTGGGCTTCTTCTTACCGTCAATCTGGTTCTTGGTGTTCAATATGCTATAAACCAAGTTCAGAATCCTGAATTTGCAGCGTCTAACCTGGACTCTGATACACAACGTACAGATTGGCAAACTGCAATGACATATGTGCGGCACACTTTGCCTGAGGATGCGATCGTTGCCAGCTGGTGGGACTATGGCTATTGGCTGAGAGGAGCCGGAGGAACACAAACTATCGTTGATAATGCGACTTTCAATAGTACGCAGATTGCAAAGATGGGATACGCCTTTATGGCCCTTAATTTGACAGAATCGTTGCGCACATTCAAGACTTGGAATGCTTCACATGTCCTAGTTTACTGGGGGCATAGTGTTCCTGGTCTTGGTGGAGATGAAGGAAAATGGCCATGGATGGTCAGAATTGCAGAGGACAAGCTCGGGACTTCTGTTATAGACGACGAAACGTATTTGGGTGATGATCCCTCAACACCAGATACTGAAGAAAGCGAGGCTACGCTCGAGCCTTTCTATTCTTCTACGTTATTCAAGCTCCTCAGCTACGGTGAGCCGAAGTCAGCTCAAGAAGCTCAAACAATGGGATTGCCACAGGGTCGTGTTAGCCTAGATACAAGCCAGCAATCGTACATCAATAACGAGAAATGGACCTCTCATATGCCAGTGAACCTGCATGGTGCATTTGAGCCTCCCCACTATAGCTCACCTTGGGGTACAGTCAAGATATTTGAAATCAACTACGACATGTACTACCAATGGCTGAACAGAAGCAGAGCTGATTGGGTGCCAGACAAGAATACCCTGTCGGATGTTTCCATGGATGGAAGCCTATCTGATGTTGAAGAGGGTTTCAGTAAGTTTGATTTTGTATTTGGTGGCGGATACGATGCATCAGTATACTCCGCTGCAAATTCAACCCATGTCTACTATGGCATCAAAATGAACAACTATACTAACACAGAGGATGCAATTGGCTTCCAGGTTGCTCCGCTTGGCAAACCGGATCAAGCAGATATCCGAGTAGCGAACTATAGTGGACAGCAATACTATGATGGCTATGTGGGCTATGATGGAGAATGGTCAGCAGACTCCAGTGGTAGCAATTCCACTGAGCTTGCTGGTGGCGAGCAATTCACCGAATTCCTGATTCCATTAGATAGCGGTGAAGCACAGGATACGACCATGAATCCTGGAATGAATTACCAGCTACGCTTCCTCTTCTGGAATAACATCAGGATTGGTGAACCAACATTCACTTCAGAATGGAAGACTTTCTGGACTCCGGTGGACCTCTACTAA
- a CDS encoding HAMP domain-containing histidine kinase, with protein MSAAMKSKYYDYMLLVLFIVMFFILCFFLVTGVAWNTVSEERAFFWIAFLVAFLAMSAGVVFIYSLVHYAQLPNLRSLIIMFLGANVVIFSFLFLVTHPSALGSPLAGRDRNRTVVTALGFLLTPGVLAGSVFGGKEMTTRNRNFVILWGLILQPLFSISLLLTEDPLFRVTDPTGGLAGLTPVGWLLTIVVGSTAVMSLARYTKEWFDTRDRIVLGSTLALVFWLYTFVVYSLLEDPYQVAEFLWIGGVIAGFIILSVAMLFTAIIEPHRGLETLVEKRTKELEMARKESDLYLSMWVHKMGNLLQGIVSYLEILARGKSLDDTYKRAIETAMKMSRESTFFNRQVGTLSEIKSVGEKKLVPYNLDTAIEKTQETVEEMLKGANFRFEIKELHDNLLVRADNKLDILFTNLFVNEILSREGEVLISVETILADNQVEIQIVTDGARPTDSELHQLMTTDIPDATTLNLNLFSVRLLLERYRSSIEYSRDEEKNRNEYVIKLHKYVE; from the coding sequence TTGAGCGCCGCGATGAAGAGCAAGTACTACGACTACATGCTCCTAGTGCTATTCATTGTCATGTTCTTCATCCTATGTTTCTTTCTGGTAACAGGCGTAGCTTGGAATACTGTGTCTGAGGAAAGAGCCTTCTTCTGGATCGCTTTCTTGGTGGCTTTCTTGGCCATGTCCGCGGGTGTCGTCTTCATCTACTCGCTTGTCCACTATGCTCAGTTACCAAACCTAAGAAGCCTGATAATCATGTTTCTGGGTGCCAACGTTGTGATATTCTCGTTCTTGTTTTTGGTAACTCATCCTAGCGCTCTGGGCTCACCACTTGCAGGCCGTGATCGCAACAGGACAGTAGTCACAGCTCTTGGGTTCCTACTCACGCCTGGTGTGCTTGCGGGGTCAGTCTTTGGTGGAAAAGAAATGACAACGAGGAACAGGAACTTTGTCATACTCTGGGGTTTGATACTTCAGCCCTTGTTCTCAATATCGTTACTACTGACTGAAGATCCCCTCTTCAGGGTGACTGATCCAACAGGTGGCTTGGCAGGACTCACACCTGTTGGATGGTTACTAACAATCGTGGTAGGTAGTACTGCAGTTATGTCCTTGGCACGATATACTAAGGAGTGGTTCGATACTCGTGATAGGATAGTACTAGGTTCGACACTAGCGCTGGTGTTCTGGCTGTATACTTTCGTTGTCTATAGCCTTCTCGAAGACCCCTACCAAGTAGCCGAGTTCTTATGGATTGGTGGAGTGATAGCGGGATTCATCATACTGAGCGTTGCGATGCTATTTACTGCTATCATTGAGCCACACCGCGGTCTAGAAACCCTTGTTGAGAAGAGGACCAAGGAACTAGAAATGGCACGGAAGGAAAGTGATCTTTATCTCTCCATGTGGGTACACAAAATGGGAAACCTCCTTCAGGGTATTGTTTCGTACTTGGAAATCTTAGCCCGCGGGAAATCGTTGGACGATACTTACAAACGAGCCATCGAAACTGCAATGAAAATGAGTAGAGAGTCGACCTTCTTCAATAGACAAGTGGGTACACTCTCAGAGATAAAATCCGTTGGTGAAAAGAAGCTTGTTCCCTACAACCTCGATACCGCAATAGAGAAGACCCAGGAAACCGTAGAAGAGATGCTCAAGGGAGCCAACTTCAGGTTCGAAATCAAAGAGCTTCATGATAATCTGCTGGTACGGGCTGACAACAAACTGGATATCCTGTTTACTAACCTATTCGTGAATGAGATTCTCTCACGAGAGGGTGAAGTCCTCATCTCGGTAGAGACTATTCTTGCAGATAATCAGGTCGAAATCCAGATTGTGACAGATGGAGCTAGGCCTACGGACTCTGAACTTCACCAACTCATGACCACTGATATCCCCGACGCCACAACGCTCAATCTGAACCTCTTCAGTGTGCGGCTTCTGCTTGAGAGATATCGTAGTAGTATTGAGTATTCTAGGGACGAGGAAAAAAACAGGAATGAGTATGTGATAAAGTTGCACAAGTATGTTGAGTGA
- a CDS encoding 30S ribosomal protein S27e, translating to MPKEFVQQPRSRFLRVKCLDCEKEQIIFGSAATEVKCLKCGKVLAKPSTGKAELTPNAREIEVLP from the coding sequence ATGCCAAAGGAATTCGTTCAGCAACCTCGATCTAGATTCTTGCGAGTCAAGTGTCTTGACTGTGAAAAAGAGCAAATCATATTCGGCAGTGCAGCAACCGAAGTGAAGTGCCTCAAGTGTGGCAAGGTTCTTGCCAAGCCCAGCACGGGCAAAGCAGAATTGACGCCCAACGCAAGAGAGATAGAAGTACTTCCTTGA
- a CDS encoding 50S ribosomal protein L44e — protein sequence MKIKNVLNKYCPRCDQYTEHSVSQYKKGRESPMSEGNRRMERKLKGYGSFPKPIQKRFAKTTKKATLKYTCRECGHTIQKKGMRIKKLEIVRA from the coding sequence ATGAAGATTAAAAACGTGCTGAATAAATACTGCCCACGATGCGATCAGTACACAGAACACAGTGTGTCTCAGTACAAGAAAGGTCGAGAAAGCCCGATGTCCGAGGGAAACAGAAGGATGGAGCGGAAACTGAAGGGTTATGGTTCATTCCCTAAGCCGATTCAGAAGCGCTTCGCCAAGACTACTAAGAAGGCGACACTGAAGTATACATGCAGAGAATGCGGGCACACAATTCAGAAGAAGGGTATGAGAATTAAGAAACTCGAAATTGTCCGCGCATAA
- a CDS encoding ZIP family metal transporter, which yields MQLPTNPIALGAIASLLAGTATGLGAIPVLLGGNFGRKTLDVMLGFAGGVMLAASAFSLLIPALDLSGAWVTAFGFALGGIFVHFADKYVPHEHLFKGHEGPTSSLSRIWMIILAITIHNFPEGLAVGVAFGTGDTSAGVTIALAIGLQNIPEGLAVAMPLVREGYSRSRAAGYALLSGLVEPIGGLLGVFVVSFSRFLLPYGLAFAAGAMVFVVSDEMVPESHSGGFARAATAGLMLGFIVMMILDTSLG from the coding sequence ATGCAACTGCCAACTAATCCGATAGCACTAGGAGCAATAGCCAGCTTGCTAGCAGGAACTGCAACTGGATTGGGAGCTATTCCTGTACTATTGGGGGGAAATTTTGGCCGTAAGACATTGGATGTCATGCTAGGCTTTGCAGGTGGTGTTATGTTGGCTGCTTCTGCCTTTAGTCTCCTCATACCCGCTCTTGACCTGAGTGGGGCTTGGGTTACTGCTTTTGGTTTTGCATTGGGTGGTATCTTCGTACATTTTGCAGACAAATATGTACCTCACGAGCATCTCTTTAAAGGGCATGAAGGTCCCACTTCTAGTCTTTCACGTATCTGGATGATTATCCTTGCCATAACAATCCACAACTTCCCAGAAGGCTTGGCAGTAGGTGTAGCATTCGGAACCGGAGACACCAGTGCTGGCGTTACTATAGCTTTGGCTATAGGCCTTCAGAATATCCCTGAGGGGCTTGCTGTTGCCATGCCCTTGGTACGGGAAGGCTATTCCCGGTCGCGGGCAGCGGGTTACGCTCTGCTCTCAGGGCTCGTGGAGCCGATTGGAGGGTTGCTTGGCGTTTTTGTAGTGTCTTTCTCACGCTTCTTACTTCCGTATGGATTGGCCTTTGCAGCTGGAGCAATGGTGTTCGTAGTTTCTGATGAAATGGTCCCAGAAAGTCACTCAGGAGGGTTCGCGCGAGCTGCTACTGCTGGCTTGATGCTTGGATTCATCGTGATGATGATTTTGGATACAAGTCTTGGTTAG
- the gcvT gene encoding glycine cleavage system aminomethyltransferase GcvT — MNDSLKRTHLYDWHKGNGDVVDFAGWEMPVRYSSIREEHMAVREDVGIFDTSHMYRFHIQGTEAAQFLQRLTTNNVSKLKVNKGQYSTCLNSEGGTHDDLMLYRIGENEYIWITNAANGPKIWDHMKEHSDNYEVELKDKSREIVMIAVQGPKALKLLNRMAEIDVNKTSRFSCNPVDILGHSTYLCRTGYTGEDGGEILLLDTPYTDEGKKKATSFWKGILSEGEDLGIKACGLGARDSTRLEAGFVLYGHELDEDTTPLEARIPFAVKFKVSPHYIGYDALKKQKKSGVDKTRIGLVMKERGIPRQDYKVFHDDKEIGHITSGMPSPILDKGIAMAYVTPGSVDKGDVVDIDIHKRLREAEVVSWPFYDPDTYGMSRKT; from the coding sequence ATGAATGATAGTCTTAAGCGCACCCATCTGTATGACTGGCACAAAGGTAACGGTGACGTAGTCGATTTCGCTGGCTGGGAAATGCCGGTCCGCTATTCATCTATCCGTGAAGAGCATATGGCTGTACGGGAAGATGTGGGTATCTTCGATACGTCTCATATGTATCGTTTTCATATTCAAGGTACGGAAGCGGCTCAATTCCTCCAGCGCCTCACGACCAATAATGTTTCCAAATTGAAGGTGAACAAGGGGCAATACAGTACTTGCCTTAATTCAGAAGGAGGTACCCATGATGACCTCATGCTGTATAGAATCGGAGAAAACGAGTACATCTGGATTACTAATGCAGCTAACGGGCCCAAGATTTGGGATCATATGAAGGAGCATTCTGATAACTACGAGGTTGAGCTAAAGGACAAGTCACGTGAAATTGTGATGATTGCAGTTCAAGGTCCAAAGGCCCTCAAATTGCTTAACCGTATGGCTGAAATCGATGTAAATAAGACTTCTCGTTTCAGCTGCAATCCTGTTGATATTCTGGGCCATAGCACCTATCTTTGTCGCACAGGATATACTGGAGAGGATGGTGGCGAGATTCTTCTACTTGATACCCCCTATACTGATGAAGGGAAGAAAAAAGCAACATCATTCTGGAAAGGTATCCTTTCGGAAGGTGAAGATTTAGGAATCAAAGCCTGTGGGCTCGGTGCACGCGATTCTACAAGATTGGAAGCAGGGTTTGTATTATATGGCCACGAACTTGACGAGGACACTACACCCCTTGAAGCTCGGATTCCCTTTGCTGTGAAATTCAAAGTATCTCCACATTATATTGGATACGATGCGCTAAAGAAACAGAAGAAATCAGGTGTAGACAAAACAAGAATCGGTCTTGTTATGAAAGAACGTGGCATTCCAAGACAAGATTACAAGGTCTTTCATGATGATAAGGAAATTGGCCACATTACAAGCGGTATGCCCTCGCCTATCTTGGACAAGGGAATTGCCATGGCATATGTCACTCCTGGATCAGTAGACAAGGGCGACGTTGTAGATATCGATATTCACAAGCGGCTTAGAGAAGCAGAAGTTGTATCTTGGCCTTTTTATGACCCGGATACCTATGGAATGTCAAGAAAAACGTAA
- a CDS encoding RNA-protein complex protein Nop10 produces the protein MTHLFKCKECDRYTLDSETCPHCGGDVGNPHPARYSPQDKYGKYRRAAKRKNRSGLE, from the coding sequence ATGACTCATCTTTTCAAATGCAAAGAATGTGACAGATATACTCTTGATAGTGAAACATGTCCTCACTGTGGGGGAGATGTAGGAAATCCACATCCTGCCAGATACTCTCCACAAGACAAGTATGGTAAGTACAGGCGAGCGGCAAAGAGGAAAAACAGATCTGGCTTGGAGTAA
- a CDS encoding translation initiation factor IF-2 subunit alpha, producing MVLKRAEWPAPDEYAVAVATKVAPYGAYVELPEYGDKEGFIHISEVSSTWVRNIRNHIHENQRIVIRVLKVDKQKGHIDCSLRRVSDEAKRAKNEAWKRAQKAEKLLEIVGEKTDKSLEEVYEEIGWPLEDKYGEIYKGLEMASVEGKEAIDDIDASKKVKNLVVELAVDRIEIPSIEIDGEVSIRVPGPGGVEVIKDALKNGLKVAEGRENSSLDIYTLGSPRYKLRIESLNYKEGEDLLSDVLQQITSKVEKNNGSMEFKRK from the coding sequence ATGGTCCTTAAGCGTGCTGAATGGCCTGCACCAGACGAATATGCAGTGGCCGTTGCAACAAAGGTCGCACCATATGGTGCATATGTAGAATTGCCCGAGTATGGAGACAAGGAGGGGTTCATACATATTTCCGAAGTCAGTAGCACGTGGGTCAGGAATATCCGTAATCACATTCACGAGAATCAGCGTATTGTTATCAGAGTCCTTAAAGTGGACAAGCAGAAAGGACACATAGATTGTTCACTCAGGCGTGTTTCCGATGAAGCAAAGAGAGCAAAAAATGAAGCCTGGAAGAGAGCACAAAAAGCAGAGAAACTTCTCGAAATAGTTGGCGAAAAAACCGATAAGTCTCTAGAAGAGGTATATGAAGAGATTGGATGGCCATTAGAAGACAAGTATGGTGAAATCTACAAAGGTCTTGAAATGGCGTCAGTCGAAGGAAAAGAAGCAATTGATGATATAGACGCCAGCAAGAAAGTCAAGAACCTTGTCGTGGAGCTAGCCGTTGATAGAATCGAGATTCCATCCATTGAAATCGATGGTGAAGTAAGTATCCGTGTGCCGGGCCCGGGTGGCGTTGAGGTCATAAAGGATGCACTTAAGAACGGCCTCAAAGTTGCGGAGGGGCGTGAGAATTCTTCACTTGATATCTACACACTGGGATCACCACGATATAAACTGCGCATAGAGAGTCTCAATTATAAAGAAGGCGAAGATCTTCTTTCAGATGTTCTTCAGCAAATCACGAGCAAAGTCGAGAAAAACAACGGCTCGATGGAGTTCAAGCGGAAATAG